One genomic region from Candidatus Poribacteria bacterium encodes:
- the tsf gene encoding translation elongation factor Ts — MAITAKLVSDLRSRTGAGIMDCKKALTETNGNIDEAIQKLREQGLKASEVKGGRATEEGLIVSYIHPGSRVGTLVELNCETDFVARTEQFQALGKEIAMQVAAAKPKYLNPEDVPAEDLEAEKSILKAQAEQEGKPAHIADRIVEGRISKFYSETCLLQQAYIRDTDKTIETLVKDAIAQLGENIVVKRFVLYVLGQ, encoded by the coding sequence ATGGCAATTACAGCAAAGCTCGTTAGCGACCTCCGTTCGCGCACGGGGGCAGGGATTATGGACTGCAAAAAGGCGCTAACAGAGACGAATGGAAATATTGACGAAGCGATTCAGAAATTGCGGGAGCAAGGATTGAAGGCTTCCGAGGTCAAGGGCGGTAGGGCAACAGAAGAGGGATTGATTGTTTCTTACATTCACCCCGGCAGCCGTGTTGGTACGTTGGTCGAACTGAATTGCGAAACGGATTTTGTCGCGCGGACGGAGCAATTCCAAGCGTTAGGGAAAGAGATTGCGATGCAGGTCGCAGCCGCTAAACCGAAATACCTTAATCCGGAAGATGTACCTGCTGAGGATCTTGAGGCTGAAAAGTCGATTTTGAAAGCACAAGCGGAACAGGAAGGTAAACCTGCCCACATCGCTGATCGGATTGTTGAAGGACGGATATCTAAGTTCTATTCAGAGACATGTCTCCTGCAGCAAGCCTATATTCGCGATACAGACAAAACGATTGAAACTCTCGTAAAGGACGCTATAGCCCAATTGGGCGAAAATATTGTCGTCAAACGTTTTGTGCTTTATGTCCTTGGACAGTAA
- the rpsB gene encoding 30S ribosomal protein S2, translating to MKELLECGVHFGHQTRRWNPKMAEYIFAERNGIYIIDLQQTLRMLQTAADFVQNVASKGGGVLFVGTKRQSQEAVRVEAVRCGMYHVNHRWLGGMLTNFQTIRRSVNRLDKLDADETNGIFEQMPKKEVMRLRREKGKLNNNLSGVREMKRLPEVVVVTDTRKEHTAIAEANKLGVPIIAIVDTNCDPDPIDLPVPGNDDAIRSIRLICSVLADAVIEGRGEAFEGADVAEDAGQSEAAPQVDAMLETARHEEESAALLEDEELSAEPEAIGEGEQRQGRPPRQRRRGRPPRRQQSQ from the coding sequence ATGAAAGAACTCCTTGAATGTGGAGTTCACTTCGGACATCAAACCCGTCGCTGGAACCCGAAGATGGCAGAATACATCTTCGCTGAGCGGAACGGGATTTATATTATTGATTTGCAACAAACATTACGGATGCTGCAAACCGCCGCCGATTTCGTTCAAAACGTTGCATCGAAAGGCGGTGGAGTGCTGTTTGTCGGTACGAAACGACAGTCTCAAGAAGCGGTACGAGTTGAAGCCGTGCGATGTGGGATGTATCATGTGAATCATCGTTGGCTCGGTGGTATGCTAACGAATTTTCAAACGATCCGTCGAAGCGTTAACCGGTTAGATAAACTGGATGCGGATGAAACAAATGGGATTTTTGAACAGATGCCGAAAAAAGAGGTTATGCGCCTGCGACGCGAAAAGGGCAAACTGAACAATAACCTGAGCGGTGTCAGAGAGATGAAAAGACTCCCTGAAGTGGTTGTCGTGACGGACACGCGTAAGGAACATACGGCTATTGCAGAGGCAAACAAGTTAGGTGTCCCGATTATTGCTATTGTTGATACAAACTGCGATCCGGATCCGATTGATTTGCCGGTTCCGGGAAACGACGATGCGATCCGTTCGATTCGTCTTATCTGCTCAGTTTTGGCTGACGCGGTAATTGAGGGACGAGGAGAAGCATTTGAAGGTGCAGATGTCGCTGAAGATGCGGGGCAATCCGAGGCAGCACCGCAGGTAGATGCTATGCTTGAAACGGCGCGACACGAAGAAGAGAGTGCCGCGCTTCTGGAAGATGAAGAGTTATCCGCAGAACCGGAGGCAATTGGTGAGGGTGAACAGCGTCAGGGACGCCCACCACGTCAGCGACGGAGAGGAAGACCCCCTCGCCGACAACAGTCTCAATAA